One window of Campylobacter avium LMG 24591 genomic DNA carries:
- a CDS encoding GPW/gp25 family protein, whose amino-acid sequence MHSKKHYSSLPFTLSKLLDDNPSYERDYDKSSLQILKQDIMSNLKMLFHSKSHILDERFKDTVLCYGMKDFSGENLSKISIEKFKDEIIYQISSFEPRIDKNSLDISLLDNGLKYLYELRISALININDVREEFIFNLNFDFERSSCSIDFLGEKFE is encoded by the coding sequence ATGCATAGTAAAAAGCATTACTCATCCTTACCTTTTACTTTGAGTAAATTGCTAGATGATAATCCCTCTTATGAGAGGGATTATGATAAGTCTAGTTTGCAAATTTTAAAACAAGATATTATGAGTAATCTTAAAATGCTTTTTCATTCAAAGTCTCATATACTAGATGAAAGATTTAAAGATACTGTTTTATGCTACGGGATGAAGGATTTTTCAGGGGAGAATTTATCTAAAATTAGTATAGAAAAATTTAAAGATGAGATTATTTATCAAATTTCATCCTTTGAGCCAAGGATTGATAAAAATAGCTTGGATATATCCTTACTTGATAACGGCTTAAAATATTTGTATGAGCTGAGAATTTCTGCTTTGATTAATATAAATGATGTAAGAGAAGAATTTATTTTTAATTTAAATTTTGATTTTGAGAGAAGTTCTTGTTCTATAGATTTTTTAGGAGAAAAATTTGAATAA
- the tssF gene encoding type VI secretion system baseplate subunit TssF, whose product MNNNFLDYYLKNLHYIKSSASDFAKNFPKIASRLDISQFDCEDPFVERLLEGSAFLAARIDEGINSNFTNILESVLNSLSSKSLCPIPSCAILELDIKQDELDTCLEITRDEFFDFKLDFSSVLCRYRPMWQSFLYPFKIDKLQYVDKDLQTYAVAEDVKSLLILSLSTSLNLNENFDFIDFYINQTESNASLILSYLISNLDCVYLRQDDKIYSSKDAKVSLLALDEELRYLDSYAKELYSLLAFEEYFSYPNLFKFFRLKNLKELFKNLNSGGFELIFAFKKSSFDIKNIISTDSIKINYIALINLFKKRTNKSFFEPKFSYHIVPDTLNTNDYEVYDVESVNFYDDNTSLLFSAKPFYYTDNELALEQNYDYFSTHRKSKDLNSSNRSSYVGEDVFVSIAGEKYNEKIDKIYQFDADITCTNRDLPLFLKEGHSAIFTNKYIKEAILHSFPSKPKTSLLSSKDEWQRLNHIMINLSNILWQDSSNLLHIIRKIIKSYSTLALEEIERILNSILSIEVNTKNFRFIDDNNIFYEQGFSLDVLFSEQKMKDVGYFVFANVLWNFFRFFSPLNSHIEMNLYTEEQGFVKRWTTLDS is encoded by the coding sequence TTGAATAATAACTTTTTGGATTATTATTTAAAAAATTTACATTACATAAAAAGCTCTGCCTCTGATTTTGCTAAGAATTTTCCAAAAATAGCTTCAAGACTTGATATATCGCAGTTTGACTGTGAGGATCCCTTTGTTGAAAGATTATTAGAAGGAAGCGCCTTTCTTGCCGCTAGGATTGATGAAGGTATAAATTCTAATTTTACCAATATACTTGAGAGTGTATTAAACTCACTTTCTTCTAAAAGTCTTTGTCCCATTCCATCTTGTGCTATACTTGAGCTAGATATTAAACAAGATGAGTTAGATACTTGTTTAGAGATAACAAGGGACGAATTTTTTGATTTTAAGCTAGATTTTAGTTCGGTTCTTTGTAGATACCGACCTATGTGGCAAAGCTTTTTATATCCATTTAAGATAGATAAGTTGCAGTATGTTGATAAGGATTTGCAAACTTATGCTGTGGCTGAAGATGTAAAATCCTTACTCATTTTAAGTCTTTCCACAAGCTTAAATTTAAATGAGAATTTTGATTTTATTGATTTTTATATAAATCAAACAGAATCTAATGCTTCTTTGATACTTTCTTATTTAATATCAAATTTAGACTGTGTATATCTTAGACAAGATGACAAGATCTATTCTTCAAAAGATGCAAAAGTATCTTTACTAGCCCTTGATGAAGAGCTTAGATATCTTGATTCTTATGCTAAAGAATTATATTCTTTGCTTGCTTTTGAGGAGTATTTTTCTTATCCAAATTTATTTAAATTTTTTAGACTTAAAAACTTAAAAGAGCTCTTTAAAAATTTAAATTCAGGCGGCTTTGAGCTTATTTTTGCCTTTAAAAAAAGTTCCTTTGATATTAAAAATATCATTAGCACAGATAGCATAAAGATAAATTACATAGCTTTGATAAATTTGTTTAAAAAAAGGACAAATAAATCTTTTTTTGAGCCAAAATTTAGCTATCACATAGTGCCAGATACCTTAAATACAAATGACTATGAGGTTTATGATGTTGAGAGTGTAAATTTTTATGATGATAATACTTCCTTACTTTTTTCTGCAAAGCCTTTTTACTACACTGATAATGAGCTTGCTTTGGAGCAAAATTATGATTATTTTTCCACACATAGAAAAAGCAAGGATTTAAACAGCTCAAACAGAAGCTCTTATGTAGGAGAAGATGTTTTTGTAAGTATAGCTGGGGAAAAATATAATGAAAAAATAGATAAAATTTATCAATTTGACGCAGATATAACTTGTACAAATAGAGATTTACCGTTGTTTTTAAAAGAAGGACATAGTGCTATTTTTACAAATAAATACATAAAAGAAGCTATCTTACACTCCTTTCCTAGCAAACCAAAAACTTCTTTATTATCAAGTAAAGATGAGTGGCAAAGATTAAATCACATAATGATAAATTTATCAAATATACTTTGGCAAGATTCTTCAAATTTGCTTCATATCATAAGAAAAATCATAAAATCATACAGTACCTTAGCATTAGAAGAAATTGAAAGAATTTTAAATAGCATTTTATCTATAGAGGTGAACACCAAAAATTTTAGATTTATAGATGATAATAATATTTTTTACGAACAAGGTTTTAGCCTTGATGTACTTTTTTCTGAGCAAAAGATGAAAGATGTTGGTTATTTTGTATTTGCAAATGTTTTGTGGAATTTTTTTAGGTTTTTTTCGCCTTTAAATTCACACATAGAAATGAATTTATACACGGAAGAACAAGGTTTTGTAAAAAGATGGACGACATTAGATTCTTAG
- the tssG gene encoding type VI secretion system baseplate subunit TssG: MDDIRFLVKDIKKRIEKKQSLPDFFTLLRYIESKYPKKTKLGYALNYEDEIIRFSQVPHLKFAESEIADIDIKDDKVLLKVYFFGLLGPNSVMPLEFTNFVMNRSFNHQDKGIQSFLDIINHRMLSLYYKAKSVNNQTLSFSKEEDNFYDMISSFCANTQNLHRDKKHILPYDTQITYAHFLSKKIRSKDGLEKILSTFFKLPFRILTHINTKSSIPKEFLCVLSNPKSAILGKNTQIGKHYFSKNKRIILELDQISLKDYKNFIPRSLGFLRLIALINMYLSKPIEYIIKFRLKKDSDVKSYLDAKSALGVNSWLSSKNAELDIQINAFNWALKMKGSKLNG, from the coding sequence ATGGACGACATTAGATTCTTAGTTAAAGATATAAAAAAAAGGATAGAAAAAAAGCAAAGTTTGCCTGACTTTTTTACCTTGCTAAGATATATAGAAAGCAAATATCCTAAAAAAACAAAGCTTGGATACGCTTTAAACTATGAGGATGAAATTATAAGATTCTCTCAAGTTCCTCATCTGAAATTTGCAGAAAGCGAGATAGCTGATATAGACATCAAAGATGATAAAGTGCTTCTTAAGGTGTATTTCTTTGGACTTTTGGGTCCAAATTCTGTTATGCCTCTTGAATTTACAAATTTTGTGATGAATAGAAGTTTTAATCATCAAGACAAAGGCATACAATCCTTTTTAGACATCATAAACCACAGAATGCTAAGCCTATATTATAAGGCTAAGAGTGTGAATAATCAAACATTAAGCTTTTCTAAAGAAGAGGATAATTTTTATGATATGATAAGCTCTTTTTGTGCAAATACTCAAAATTTACACAGAGACAAAAAGCATATACTTCCCTATGATACTCAAATTACTTATGCTCATTTTTTATCAAAAAAGATTAGAAGCAAGGATGGGCTTGAAAAAATTTTAAGCACTTTTTTTAAGCTCCCTTTTAGAATTCTTACTCATATAAACACAAAGTCTAGTATACCTAAGGAGTTTTTATGTGTTTTGTCTAATCCAAAAAGTGCTATTTTAGGAAAAAATACCCAAATAGGTAAGCATTATTTTAGCAAGAATAAAAGGATAATTTTAGAGCTAGATCAAATTTCTTTAAAAGATTATAAAAATTTTATACCGAGAAGCTTAGGATTTTTAAGACTTATAGCTCTTATAAATATGTATCTAAGTAAGCCCATAGAATACATTATAAAATTTAGGCTAAAAAAGGATAGCGATGTAAAAAGCTATCTAGATGCTAAAAGTGCCTTAGGTGTTAACTCTTGGCTTTCATCCAAAAATGCTGAGTTAGATATACAGATAAATGCCTTTAACTGGGCTTTAAAAATGAAAGGTAGTAAATTAAATGGCTAA
- the tssH gene encoding type VI secretion system ATPase TssH, with the protein MAKIKRIHLFSKLNKTSYQSLESATILCKTRGNPYVEIVHFINQIIMSENTDFHQIISHFELDFSVLSKDLIKYLDSLPRGASSIQNFSNDIELLIQEAWIFSSIVFAVDKIRTGHILLALKQNKNLSSRLENMSEEFIKINADLLQENFLNITKDSIEANQDEKSSKLSTGQADKLLNDKGLSDALSLYTLDLTQRAKEGKIDEIVGRDEEIRKMIDILMRRRQNNPILTGEAGVGKTALVEGLAVKLAKDEVPSFLKGFKLLSLDMTLLQAGASMKGEFEERFKNLIQSIQNSDSKIILFIDEAHSLIGAGGSAGQNDAANILKPALARGELRCIAATTWQEYTKYFEKDPALSRRFQNIAVDEPDDEKCIQMMRKMTSSLQDFHKVSISNEAIIASVKLTRRYLPTRKLPDKAMSILDTACARVALSQSSLPSNIENLIKEIEAKSLELELLQREEKEGFKHSEAIEKIKEDIKNLESKKAKLEDKFVKENELVAKYKSLREKILADEKEDLSSKEELKEILKDLYSLQEDDPMVLPFVDEQAIALVISEYTGIPLGRMLNTELKNILNLKEELCKNVIGQDHSLELIAKRIITSRAKLSDESKPQAIFMLAGPSGVGKTQTALSIAELVYGSENNIITINMSEFQEAHTVSSLKGAPPGYVGYSEGGILTEAVRKKPYSVILLDEIEKAHKDVHELFFQVFDKGRMEDGAGKLVDFRNTIIILTTNVGDEEIFNLCEDENNYPSAEILERAIREPMQKVFPPALLGRLVVVPYYPLSKKNLYKIIDLKLKKIQDRIRQNYKAELSYNDSLKDELISRCDNSAFGARMIDSIINNELLPDLSMNFLNSVMQNKKISKLSISASDSKFEYVFEYKED; encoded by the coding sequence ATGGCTAAGATTAAAAGAATTCATCTTTTTTCAAAATTAAATAAAACTTCTTATCAGTCCTTAGAAAGTGCTACTATTTTATGTAAAACAAGGGGCAATCCTTATGTTGAAATAGTGCATTTTATAAATCAGATAATAATGAGCGAAAATACCGATTTTCACCAAATAATCTCTCATTTTGAGCTTGATTTTTCTGTTTTATCTAAGGATCTTATTAAATATTTAGATAGCTTACCAAGAGGTGCTTCTAGCATACAAAATTTCTCAAATGATATAGAGCTTCTTATACAAGAAGCTTGGATCTTTTCTTCTATAGTCTTTGCTGTGGATAAGATTAGAACAGGACATATTTTACTAGCCTTAAAGCAAAATAAAAACCTCTCATCAAGGCTTGAAAATATGAGTGAGGAATTTATCAAGATAAATGCTGATTTATTGCAGGAAAATTTTTTAAATATAACAAAGGATAGTATAGAAGCTAATCAAGATGAAAAAAGCTCAAAGCTTTCTACAGGACAGGCTGATAAGCTTTTAAATGATAAGGGTCTAAGCGATGCTTTAAGTCTTTATACTCTTGATTTAACACAAAGAGCAAAAGAAGGCAAGATAGATGAGATAGTAGGCAGAGATGAAGAGATAAGAAAGATGATAGATATCTTAATGCGAAGAAGGCAAAATAATCCTATCCTAACAGGAGAGGCAGGAGTTGGAAAAACAGCTCTTGTGGAGGGTTTAGCTGTGAAACTTGCAAAAGATGAAGTGCCTAGCTTTTTAAAGGGCTTTAAGCTTTTAAGTCTGGATATGACCTTACTTCAGGCCGGTGCTAGTATGAAAGGAGAATTTGAAGAAAGGTTTAAAAATCTTATACAAAGCATTCAAAATTCAGATTCTAAAATCATACTTTTTATAGATGAGGCACATTCTTTAATCGGTGCTGGGGGTAGTGCAGGGCAAAATGACGCTGCTAATATCTTAAAACCAGCACTTGCAAGAGGAGAATTAAGATGTATAGCTGCTACTACTTGGCAAGAATATACTAAGTATTTTGAAAAAGATCCAGCCCTTTCAAGACGTTTTCAAAATATAGCTGTAGATGAGCCAGATGATGAAAAATGCATACAGATGATGAGAAAAATGACCTCTTCTTTGCAAGATTTTCATAAAGTTAGTATAAGTAATGAGGCTATAATAGCAAGTGTTAAGCTTACAAGGAGGTATTTACCAACTAGAAAGCTACCTGATAAGGCTATGAGTATCTTAGATACAGCTTGTGCTAGAGTGGCACTTTCGCAATCTTCCTTGCCTAGCAATATAGAAAATCTTATAAAAGAGATAGAGGCTAAAAGCTTAGAGCTTGAACTTTTGCAAAGAGAGGAAAAAGAGGGCTTTAAGCACAGTGAAGCTATAGAAAAAATAAAAGAGGATATAAAAAATTTAGAAAGTAAAAAGGCAAAGTTAGAGGATAAATTTGTTAAGGAAAATGAGCTTGTTGCTAAATATAAGAGCCTAAGAGAAAAAATTTTAGCAGATGAAAAAGAAGACTTAAGCTCTAAAGAAGAGCTTAAAGAAATTTTAAAAGATTTATACTCCTTGCAAGAAGATGATCCTATGGTGCTTCCTTTTGTAGATGAACAAGCCATAGCCCTTGTAATATCGGAATACACAGGAATTCCACTAGGCAGGATGTTAAATACTGAGCTTAAAAATATCTTAAATTTAAAAGAAGAGCTTTGCAAGAATGTTATAGGGCAAGATCATAGCCTAGAGCTAATAGCTAAAAGAATTATCACATCAAGAGCTAAATTATCAGATGAGAGCAAACCTCAAGCTATCTTTATGTTAGCTGGACCTTCTGGGGTTGGTAAAACTCAAACTGCTTTAAGTATAGCAGAACTTGTTTATGGTAGCGAAAATAACATCATAACTATAAATATGAGTGAATTCCAAGAAGCACACACGGTATCTAGCTTAAAAGGAGCACCTCCGGGCTATGTTGGGTATTCAGAGGGTGGAATTTTAACAGAGGCTGTTAGGAAAAAGCCTTATAGCGTTATCTTGCTTGATGAGATAGAAAAGGCACATAAGGATGTGCATGAGCTTTTCTTTCAAGTCTTTGATAAGGGTAGGATGGAAGATGGTGCTGGTAAGCTTGTGGATTTTAGAAATACCATTATCATACTTACTACAAATGTAGGAGATGAGGAAATTTTTAATCTTTGCGAGGACGAAAATAATTACCCAAGTGCAGAAATTTTAGAAAGAGCTATAAGAGAACCTATGCAAAAGGTTTTTCCACCAGCTTTGCTTGGTAGGCTTGTTGTAGTGCCTTATTATCCACTATCAAAAAAGAATTTATATAAGATAATAGATTTAAAACTTAAAAAGATACAAGATAGGATACGCCAAAATTACAAGGCAGAGCTAAGCTATAATGACAGTCTAAAAGATGAGCTTATATCAAGGTGTGATAACTCAGCCTTTGGTGCTAGAATGATAGATAGCATTATAAATAATGAGCTTTTGCCAGATCTTAGTATGAACTTTTTAAATAGCGTTATGCAAAATAAAAAGATAAGTAAGCTTAGTATAAGCGCGAGCGATTCTAAGTTTGAGTATGTATTTGAGTATAAGGAGGATTAA
- a CDS encoding contractile injection system protein, VgrG/Pvc8 family — protein MNADNIEIKVSFKSDTSLDDFMIAHKFEAKESISSEYEYKVFVLLKNDKTYDDLLNFKQKDIEINISHIKDGKTKNKKFFGILSAMRNKGFLKFNSLGNEEIKAYAYEFDVRPKAILQGLELKTREFKDKDFDYIVKALFVEQNISPSLRDKEYFNNTHKIIYQQQQESNLSYVKKLLRLYGLNYYYKENSIELSTGLSFLGKTINSNEILGLNSLSLTDSFLEIKDDRRYALQYVADNNFEKDINDFFTKNINKMIRTKSKIYANCADIELDLTSIVKFSKENFSQDIEARVCAFNLFVSKKISEDNVLGIDNTNEINIDFVAFKKEDVNYYGYIDSANDEALNTVRNVNAKNFNPSLALNTVRSVNTKNFNPSLALNTELKTAALNNTELNASSFIQKAYVSNVSNTNNKTYNTFEAKLLDGTSTTITVYITSAIGGLTSTFFRRPKVNDVVLVMKAGSEWFLHSYLLEEKESTLDRSKQASIFKESTNQENELLDDLLDQLFLSYEYKIEKDSANDKFTRNGSYIGIGKNYAFDKTIEYWNKRSMKERKESMYNDILGTSDSLSLSDNFDIKKDQNFTPSYQIVLDTAGSINLDADEHIFAHSGKDMYLAANDLFVTTENTIEIKSPKSIVFRVGKNSIEITEAGIHLNATHHSSSVFNSSLSIEPVDGVSIEGPDISARADFNLDLNGNGSSLYLGCAYAKMHSHNIRFTSPSSLVKVSESLSRTVDLSFKINDIKKGQSKAEPYYDDVYKLKYLKAFGSILYKLFVLKKVKSENIIDLINYMFALEIEVNSFILKIMKLKKKNVDDAETALAASIAAKQATIALASIIYMLYKAIKKEPLASFRKTSMSLSGPNTELNTGLIKFEYVKNDETAGIEIGIEPDIAKDIFKSSVKVARDIIDTCFDIVSSVETK, from the coding sequence ATGAATGCTGATAACATAGAAATAAAAGTATCATTTAAAAGCGATACTAGCTTAGATGATTTTATGATAGCTCATAAATTTGAGGCAAAGGAAAGTATATCTAGTGAGTATGAGTACAAAGTCTTTGTTTTATTAAAAAATGACAAAACTTATGATGATTTGCTTAATTTTAAACAAAAAGACATAGAGATAAACATAAGTCACATAAAGGATGGCAAGACAAAAAATAAGAAATTTTTTGGCATCTTAAGTGCAATGAGAAATAAGGGCTTTTTGAAATTTAACTCCCTTGGAAATGAGGAGATAAAAGCTTATGCTTATGAATTTGATGTAAGGCCTAAGGCTATCTTACAAGGTTTGGAGCTAAAAACTAGAGAATTTAAGGATAAAGATTTTGATTATATTGTAAAGGCATTATTTGTAGAGCAAAATATAAGCCCTTCTCTTAGGGATAAAGAATATTTTAATAACACACATAAAATCATATATCAGCAACAACAAGAAAGCAATTTAAGCTATGTTAAGAAACTTTTAAGGTTATACGGGCTTAATTATTATTACAAAGAAAATTCTATAGAACTAAGCACGGGTTTAAGTTTTTTGGGCAAAACTATAAATTCAAATGAGATCTTGGGTTTAAACTCTTTAAGTCTAACTGATAGCTTTTTAGAAATAAAAGATGATAGAAGATACGCTCTTCAATATGTAGCAGACAATAACTTTGAAAAAGATATAAATGACTTTTTCACAAAGAATATAAATAAAATGATTAGAACAAAGAGCAAGATTTATGCAAACTGTGCTGATATAGAATTAGATCTTACAAGCATTGTAAAATTTTCTAAGGAAAATTTTTCTCAAGATATAGAAGCTAGAGTCTGTGCCTTTAACTTATTTGTTAGCAAAAAGATAAGCGAAGATAATGTACTTGGCATAGATAATACAAATGAGATAAATATAGACTTTGTAGCCTTTAAAAAAGAAGATGTAAATTATTATGGCTATATAGATAGTGCTAATGATGAAGCCTTAAATACTGTGCGAAACGTAAATGCTAAAAATTTTAATCCTAGCCTAGCCTTAAATACTGTGCGAAGCGTAAATACTAAAAATTTTAATCCTAGCCTAGCCTTAAATACAGAGTTAAAAACTGCCGCTCTTAACAATACAGAGCTTAATGCAAGTTCGTTTATACAAAAAGCTTATGTTTCAAATGTGAGCAACACTAATAATAAAACTTACAATACTTTTGAAGCAAAGCTTTTAGATGGCACAAGCACTACTATAACAGTTTATATAACAAGTGCTATTGGTGGTCTAACAAGCACTTTTTTTAGAAGGCCTAAAGTAAATGATGTTGTGCTAGTTATGAAGGCAGGCTCTGAGTGGTTTTTACACTCTTATTTATTAGAGGAAAAAGAATCAACTTTGGATAGAAGTAAGCAAGCTAGTATTTTTAAAGAATCTACCAATCAAGAAAATGAATTACTTGATGATTTATTAGACCAGCTTTTCTTATCTTATGAGTACAAGATAGAAAAAGATAGTGCTAACGATAAATTTACCAGAAATGGTAGTTACATAGGGATAGGCAAAAACTATGCTTTTGACAAGACTATAGAATATTGGAATAAAAGATCTATGAAAGAAAGAAAAGAAAGCATGTATAATGATATACTAGGAACTTCAGATTCTTTGAGTCTTAGTGATAATTTTGATATAAAAAAAGATCAAAATTTCACACCAAGCTATCAAATAGTCTTAGACACAGCCGGTAGTATAAATTTAGACGCCGATGAACATATTTTCGCACATAGTGGCAAAGATATGTATCTAGCTGCTAATGATCTTTTTGTAACCACAGAAAATACCATAGAGATAAAATCACCAAAAAGCATAGTATTTAGAGTGGGTAAAAATTCTATAGAGATAACAGAGGCTGGAATTCATCTAAATGCTACGCATCATTCTTCTTCTGTTTTTAATAGTTCCTTATCTATAGAACCTGTAGATGGTGTAAGTATAGAAGGGCCTGATATATCAGCTAGAGCTGATTTTAATCTAGATTTAAATGGAAATGGCTCAAGTTTATATCTTGGTTGTGCTTATGCTAAAATGCACTCTCATAATATAAGATTTACCTCGCCTAGTTCTCTTGTGAAAGTTTCTGAGTCCTTAAGTAGAACAGTTGATTTATCTTTTAAGATAAATGATATAAAAAAAGGACAGAGTAAAGCAGAACCTTATTATGATGATGTTTATAAGTTAAAATATTTAAAAGCATTTGGAAGCATTCTATATAAATTATTTGTTTTGAAAAAGGTAAAGTCTGAAAATATTATAGATCTAATAAATTATATGTTTGCACTTGAAATAGAAGTAAATTCTTTTATATTAAAGATTATGAAATTAAAAAAGAAAAACGTAGATGATGCTGAAACAGCCTTAGCAGCTTCTATAGCAGCTAAACAAGCTACAATAGCGTTGGCATCTATTATCTATATGCTATATAAAGCTATAAAAAAAGAACCTCTTGCTTCCTTTAGAAAAACATCTATGTCCTTAAGTGGTCCAAATACTGAACTTAATACTGGACTTATTAAATTTGAGTATGTTAAAAACGATGAGACAGCAGGTATCGAGATTGGCATTGAGCCTGATATAGCTAAAGATATTTTTAAAAGTTCTGTGAAAGTAGCTCGTGATATAATAGATACTTGTTTTGATATTGTTTCTTCAGTTGAAACAAAATAA
- a CDS encoding DUF6931 family protein has translation MSDKLEWKDKHIIFFKHSGLKDMIEQEGYVLDENLEELAKQSNDDVFVFLELLEKNKLFKQACDFLVYALHKRVMIWWLYSCELELLKELKELELKESKDKKDNSFAMPQWFDELIAKAKENAKEAQKEFEKKQGELEAEIEKLKARHKELEAQVEPEILAEFNFIKENIYKEIEKETGIYLPKYQEELIEKAKNPVFEDEYENSDLKKEMDKLKAKLDENKKEIEEQLELYFPKKDEAKHKARINNALNSIYAWIVSPDEENSKKVFESASGIEGDAEGLLALSTFYAYGNLNLQGELFVKAPNALVSNTAKAALVKLSLEKGERKPKQRYELFFKMGLDIAYGKDNWEESLSKDKAPHELILMQERKEVKNTRFRGDEDE, from the coding sequence ATGTCAGATAAATTAGAATGGAAAGATAAACATATCATATTTTTTAAGCACAGTGGTTTAAAGGATATGATAGAACAAGAGGGCTATGTTTTAGATGAGAACTTAGAAGAATTAGCAAAGCAAAGCAATGATGATGTTTTTGTTTTTTTGGAGCTTTTAGAGAAAAATAAACTTTTTAAGCAAGCTTGTGATTTCTTAGTTTATGCCCTACATAAAAGAGTGATGATATGGTGGCTTTATAGCTGCGAATTAGAGCTTTTAAAAGAACTCAAAGAGCTTGAGCTTAAAGAAAGTAAAGATAAAAAAGATAATTCCTTTGCTATGCCGCAGTGGTTTGATGAGCTTATTGCAAAGGCAAAGGAAAATGCAAAAGAGGCACAAAAAGAATTTGAGAAAAAACAAGGCGAGTTAGAAGCAGAGATAGAAAAGTTAAAGGCTAGACATAAGGAGCTAGAAGCACAGGTAGAGCCTGAAATTCTAGCTGAGTTTAACTTTATAAAAGAAAATATATATAAAGAGATAGAAAAAGAAACAGGAATTTATCTTCCAAAATATCAAGAAGAACTCATTGAAAAGGCTAAAAATCCAGTCTTTGAGGATGAGTATGAAAATAGTGATTTAAAAAAAGAGATGGATAAATTAAAAGCAAAACTAGATGAAAATAAAAAAGAGATAGAGGAACAACTTGAGCTTTATTTTCCAAAAAAAGATGAAGCTAAACACAAAGCAAGGATAAATAATGCTTTAAATTCCATATATGCTTGGATAGTATCTCCAGATGAGGAAAATAGCAAAAAGGTTTTTGAAAGTGCAAGTGGCATAGAAGGCGATGCTGAGGGACTTTTAGCCTTAAGCACTTTTTATGCTTATGGAAATTTAAATTTACAAGGTGAGCTTTTTGTAAAAGCTCCAAATGCATTAGTTTCAAACACAGCAAAGGCAGCCTTGGTTAAATTATCCTTAGAAAAAGGAGAAAGAAAGCCTAAGCAAAGATATGAGTTATTTTTTAAAATGGGACTTGATATAGCTTATGGTAAGGATAATTGGGAAGAAAGTTTAAGTAAAGATAAGGCACCGCATGAGCTTATCTTAATGCAAGAAAGAAAGGAAGTTAAAAATACACGCTTTAGAGGAGATGAGGATGAATAA